A genomic segment from Rahnella aceris encodes:
- a CDS encoding GNAT family N-acetyltransferase, giving the protein MNINTRIAHPVDASLLRSLAFNIYPAHFRHMWLSEREMNTYLESEFSLSALNDGLRDPKVCWFLAQNDKPVGFAKLTWINTIPGTAISGVSLDRLYLAPEATGKHFGKEIFKEIVTAAQKQDKKFLWLSVREKNDRARKFYEASGMRHITDTDFRTESQISKLHIMGMEI; this is encoded by the coding sequence ATGAATATAAATACACGAATCGCCCACCCGGTAGATGCCAGCCTGTTGCGCAGCCTGGCTTTCAATATATATCCGGCGCACTTCAGACATATGTGGTTGTCTGAGCGCGAAATGAATACGTATCTGGAAAGTGAATTCTCTTTGTCCGCACTCAATGACGGACTAAGGGATCCAAAAGTTTGCTGGTTTCTGGCGCAAAACGATAAACCGGTTGGATTTGCCAAACTCACGTGGATCAATACGATTCCGGGAACGGCTATTTCTGGGGTATCGCTTGACCGGCTTTATCTTGCACCGGAAGCGACGGGTAAACACTTTGGAAAAGAAATATTTAAAGAAATCGTTACAGCTGCGCAAAAGCAAGATAAGAAATTTTTGTGGCTTTCGGTGAGAGAGAAAAACGATCGCGCTCGTAAATTCTATGAAGCTTCAGGCATGCGACACATAACTGATACTGACTTCAGAACGGAATCACAGATAAGTAAGTTGCACATCATGGGCATGGAAATTTAG
- a CDS encoding LysR family transcriptional regulator encodes MKRNLNDLLYFITVARESSFTRAAAKLGVTQSALSQAISALEEDMQIRLLTRTTRSVSPTSAGERLLLTIGDHVDGILAELDMLTEMRDKPAGTVRITCGPHVLKTILLPKLSPLLKHYPDIRLEFDANHGFRNIVADRFDAGVRLGDTIDKDMIAIPISPKLQMAAVASPEYFATHAMPQTPHDLLQHNCINMRQATSGGLYVWEFDNEEGPVNVRVTGQLTFNTSAHMVDAALAGLGIAFLPEEEFESHIEEGRLIRVLEPWCQPFPGYYLYYPSRKQPSPAFSLVADALRHKA; translated from the coding sequence ATGAAACGCAACCTGAACGATCTTCTTTATTTTATTACGGTTGCCCGTGAAAGCAGCTTCACCCGCGCCGCTGCAAAGCTGGGCGTCACCCAATCCGCACTGAGCCAGGCGATTTCGGCACTTGAAGAGGATATGCAAATTCGCCTGCTGACGCGTACAACCCGTAGCGTATCGCCGACCTCTGCCGGAGAACGGTTGCTACTGACCATAGGCGATCATGTTGATGGCATACTCGCCGAGTTAGACATGCTGACTGAGATGCGTGATAAACCCGCAGGAACTGTTCGCATCACCTGCGGCCCCCATGTTCTGAAAACCATACTGTTGCCCAAATTATCGCCTCTGCTGAAACACTATCCGGATATCAGACTGGAGTTTGATGCTAACCACGGTTTTCGCAATATCGTCGCCGACAGGTTTGACGCGGGTGTCCGTCTGGGTGACACCATTGATAAGGATATGATAGCGATACCGATTAGCCCGAAGTTGCAAATGGCTGCGGTTGCATCGCCTGAGTATTTTGCTACCCATGCGATGCCGCAGACGCCACACGACCTTCTCCAGCACAACTGCATTAATATGCGGCAAGCGACGTCAGGGGGACTTTACGTCTGGGAGTTCGACAATGAAGAAGGCCCGGTAAATGTCCGGGTTACCGGGCAACTGACGTTTAATACGTCAGCACACATGGTGGACGCGGCATTAGCCGGGCTTGGCATTGCTTTTCTGCCGGAAGAAGAGTTTGAATCACATATTGAGGAGGGGCGCCTGATACGCGTACTTGAACCGTGGTGCCAGCCATTTCCCGGCTATTACCTGTATTATCCCAGCCGTAAGCAACCCTCACCCGCATTTTCACTGGTCGCTGATGCCTTACGCCACAAGGCATAG
- a CDS encoding MFS transporter — protein MSALPSHTKRQKEHAYWSGVFAMTLCVFALIASEFMPVSLLTPISADLGVSEGRVGQGIAISGLFAVLTSLSISALAGTLNRKVLLLSMTLLMAVSGAIIALAPGYLIYMVGRALIGIAIGGFWSLSAATAIRLVPAHRVPRALAIFNGGNALATVIAAPLGSYLGSVIGWRGAFFCIVPVAVIAFIWQWFSLPAMTTEKADKGTANVFRLFANPLVAAGLTACGLFFMGQFSLFTYLRPFLETVTQVNITTLSLILLTIGMAGFIGTLVIGTFLKTAFYPTLITIPLLMAAIAGALIAFGNSVWVVAPLLGLWGLIATAAPTGWWTWIARTLPEDAEAGGGLMVAIVQLSIAMGSTLGGFAFDHSGYQSTFLISVILLVIAAALALLTSRKDIHPTH, from the coding sequence ATGTCCGCATTGCCGAGTCATACAAAACGTCAAAAAGAGCACGCTTACTGGAGCGGGGTTTTCGCGATGACGTTATGCGTCTTTGCACTCATCGCTTCGGAATTTATGCCTGTGAGCTTGCTGACGCCGATATCAGCCGATTTAGGTGTCAGTGAGGGACGCGTGGGGCAGGGGATCGCGATTTCCGGTCTGTTTGCGGTACTGACCAGTCTCTCCATTTCTGCGCTGGCCGGAACACTCAACCGCAAGGTATTGCTGCTGAGCATGACGTTGCTGATGGCCGTTTCCGGTGCAATTATCGCGCTGGCACCTGGTTATCTGATTTACATGGTGGGCCGCGCATTAATTGGTATCGCGATCGGAGGATTCTGGTCACTTTCTGCCGCTACGGCTATTCGCCTGGTTCCGGCGCATCGGGTTCCCCGTGCACTGGCTATTTTTAACGGCGGTAACGCGCTGGCAACCGTTATAGCCGCTCCGCTGGGGAGTTATCTCGGGTCTGTCATCGGCTGGCGCGGGGCGTTCTTTTGTATCGTTCCGGTGGCGGTCATTGCCTTTATATGGCAGTGGTTCAGCCTGCCTGCAATGACCACGGAGAAAGCCGATAAGGGGACTGCCAATGTTTTTCGTCTTTTTGCTAACCCGCTTGTGGCCGCTGGCCTTACCGCCTGCGGATTGTTCTTTATGGGGCAGTTTTCCTTATTCACCTATTTGCGCCCGTTCCTCGAGACAGTCACGCAGGTAAATATCACCACGCTGTCGCTCATTTTGCTGACCATCGGTATGGCGGGCTTTATCGGCACCCTGGTGATTGGCACGTTTTTGAAGACCGCCTTTTATCCCACACTTATCACCATTCCCTTGCTGATGGCTGCAATCGCCGGGGCGCTGATTGCTTTTGGAAACAGTGTATGGGTCGTTGCGCCGTTGCTGGGGTTGTGGGGATTAATCGCCACGGCGGCCCCCACCGGATGGTGGACATGGATTGCCAGAACCCTGCCGGAAGATGCGGAGGCGGGCGGAGGTCTTATGGTCGCCATCGTGCAACTGTCAATCGCTATGGGCTCCACTCTCGGGGGTTTTGCCTTTGACCATAGTGGTTATCAAAGCACTTTTCTCATCAGTGTCATTTTACTCGTCATCGCGGCTGCCCTGGCTTTATTAACGTCACGTAAAGATATCCATCCAACCCACTGA
- a CDS encoding alpha/beta hydrolase has protein sequence MKVFTLLLGLLISSFAATGADMSNGADNFYQSDKVTRQKVTFKNQYQMKVVGNLFIPKGMKQDVQHPAIVIGHPMGAVKEQSSNLYAQKLAEQGFVTLAIDLSFWGESDGKPGHLISPEIYADDFSAAVDYLSTQPYVDPQRIGALGICGSGSFVISAAKIDPRMKAIATVSMYDMGSVFRNGLNHSVTPEQRKAFIKSATEQRLVEFKGGDIAYIPGTVNKLDDSTSAVQREFFDFYRTSRGGYTPQGEKEELTTKPMLSSIGKFMNFYPFNDIETISPRPMLFITGDQAHSKEFSEDAYKRAGQPKELYIVPGAGHVDLYDRTDLIPFAKLASFFKTHLS, from the coding sequence ATGAAAGTATTTACCCTGCTGTTAGGGCTGTTAATCAGCTCGTTTGCTGCGACAGGAGCCGATATGTCTAACGGAGCAGATAACTTTTACCAAAGCGATAAGGTCACCCGGCAAAAAGTGACCTTTAAAAACCAGTATCAAATGAAAGTCGTCGGTAATTTGTTTATACCGAAAGGGATGAAGCAAGACGTGCAGCATCCCGCTATTGTCATTGGTCATCCGATGGGGGCGGTGAAAGAACAAAGCTCAAATTTGTATGCCCAGAAACTGGCGGAACAAGGGTTCGTGACGCTGGCGATTGATCTTTCCTTCTGGGGGGAGAGTGACGGCAAACCCGGTCATCTGATTTCCCCTGAAATCTATGCGGATGACTTTAGTGCTGCAGTCGATTATCTCAGCACTCAGCCTTATGTTGATCCGCAGAGAATTGGTGCACTGGGTATCTGTGGTAGCGGCAGCTTCGTTATCAGTGCAGCCAAAATTGACCCGAGAATGAAGGCCATTGCCACCGTCAGCATGTATGACATGGGGTCTGTGTTCCGTAATGGTCTTAATCATTCCGTGACGCCTGAACAGCGCAAAGCGTTTATTAAGTCGGCTACAGAACAACGGCTGGTCGAGTTTAAAGGCGGCGATATTGCCTATATTCCCGGAACCGTGAACAAGCTCGATGATTCAACCTCTGCGGTTCAGCGGGAATTCTTCGATTTCTATCGCACATCACGGGGGGGTTATACGCCACAGGGCGAGAAAGAAGAGCTGACAACAAAACCGATGCTGAGCAGCATAGGGAAGTTTATGAACTTCTATCCGTTCAATGATATCGAAACGATTTCTCCGCGCCCGATGCTTTTCATCACCGGCGACCAGGCGCATTCGAAGGAATTCAGCGAAGATGCTTACAAACGTGCCGGACAGCCGAAAGAGTTGTATATCGTCCCGGGTGCTGGCCATGTCGATTTGTATGACCGTACCGATTTGATCCCTTTCGCCAAGCTGGCGTCATTCTTTAAAACTCACCTCAGTTAA
- a CDS encoding cyclophilin-like fold protein, with the protein MKYLLTSLLWVCAFASHADTTLRKDNVMKARMIINGQPFEVRIHDNPAAKSFVNMLPLQLEMTELNGNEKFAELPHRLPSSPVRPGTLHAGDLMLYGTQTLVLFYASFDSSYRYTPIGNVVNPGTLPAMGDTDKIEVEFSRQ; encoded by the coding sequence GTGAAATATTTACTCACGAGCCTGCTTTGGGTGTGCGCTTTTGCAAGCCATGCCGACACCACACTGCGTAAGGATAACGTCATGAAGGCGAGAATGATCATTAATGGCCAACCATTTGAAGTCAGAATTCATGACAATCCGGCGGCTAAATCCTTTGTTAATATGTTACCTCTGCAACTCGAAATGACTGAGTTAAATGGTAACGAGAAATTTGCCGAACTGCCCCATCGCTTGCCTTCCAGCCCGGTGCGGCCGGGGACCCTTCATGCCGGTGATCTCATGTTGTACGGAACGCAAACATTGGTTTTATTCTATGCCTCATTTGACTCTTCATATCGCTACACCCCCATCGGGAACGTTGTAAATCCCGGGACACTCCCCGCGATGGGGGATACAGATAAAATAGAGGTAGAGTTCAGCAGACAGTAA
- a CDS encoding LysR family transcriptional regulator — MNNKLNAIATFLRVAQAGSFSAAARQSGMKQSAVSQQIAALEEELGVVLLHRTTRVMALTEQGESYRRDMQLLLEAMREAERRLNPADHHWHGRVHVQLPSGLGQLFLPHLLTLQKMNSGLHLTLSLDDRIADLVTEGVDVALRLTHEPPQTHAARVLARIETALFAAPGFKPVHSVSELAAHPHVRFSGIAPEAPLRLVSDSETIDIKVNTVFRANTSEALLQAIESGMGIGGMQLPLAARALQAGTLVPVLPAYRLPDRFLYAVYPDARFIPQRVRSIITVIEQLLPEMTEPLRIL; from the coding sequence ATGAATAATAAGCTCAATGCCATTGCCACCTTTCTGCGCGTAGCACAAGCAGGCTCTTTTTCTGCAGCCGCCCGCCAGAGCGGTATGAAGCAATCTGCGGTCAGTCAGCAGATTGCCGCACTTGAGGAGGAGCTCGGTGTGGTATTGCTGCATCGTACAACGCGTGTGATGGCGCTTACTGAGCAGGGAGAAAGTTACCGGCGTGATATGCAGCTTTTGCTGGAGGCCATGCGGGAAGCAGAAAGGCGTCTGAACCCTGCCGATCACCACTGGCATGGCAGGGTTCATGTGCAATTGCCGAGCGGGCTGGGCCAGCTCTTTTTACCCCATCTGCTGACGCTTCAGAAAATGAACTCAGGATTGCACCTTACGCTTTCACTTGATGACCGCATCGCCGATCTTGTCACTGAAGGGGTGGATGTCGCGCTGCGCTTGACCCATGAGCCTCCGCAAACGCATGCGGCGCGCGTGCTGGCACGTATTGAAACGGCGCTTTTTGCCGCCCCCGGTTTTAAACCGGTTCATTCTGTGAGTGAGCTGGCGGCACATCCACATGTGCGATTCAGCGGCATCGCGCCGGAGGCACCACTACGGTTAGTTTCTGATAGTGAAACTATCGACATCAAAGTTAATACCGTGTTCCGGGCTAATACCAGTGAAGCGCTGTTACAGGCGATAGAGTCAGGCATGGGTATCGGTGGCATGCAGCTACCGCTCGCGGCCAGGGCTTTGCAAGCCGGTACGCTGGTTCCGGTCTTACCCGCCTACCGGTTACCTGATCGCTTCCTCTATGCGGTCTACCCGGACGCCCGCTTTATCCCGCAGAGGGTCAGAAGCATTATCACTGTAATCGAACAATTACTGCCTGAGATGACGGAGCCTTTACGCATTCTATAA
- a CDS encoding SDR family oxidoreductase, whose amino-acid sequence MNKTQQQKVALVAGASGIVGSQLVKTLLQNEWEVIGLSRNALSHPDNIQVVNVDLLDAQNSAQALQPLSRITHIFYSAWVNAANWTEMVEPNVTMLRNLVSNIEKTAPLQIVSLMQGYKVYGAHLGPFKTPARESDPAIPGAEFNAAQLTWLSHFQRGKTWHWNAIRPGVVGSAVPGNAMNLAMSIALYASLCKAQDLPLRFPGSEQTWHSIVDHTDAGLLAEATLWAATSPAAENQAFNVNNGDIWRWSELWPHIARWFELEYAPPVRLSFHQLFKDYRTTWCELAGQRLMETDILQLNDGSFADFVFGWDYDMFGDGSKLRRAGFTRMQATHEMFFSLFTQLRAARIIP is encoded by the coding sequence ATGAATAAGACGCAGCAACAAAAGGTCGCGCTGGTCGCCGGCGCCAGCGGTATTGTCGGCAGCCAGCTTGTCAAAACACTTCTGCAAAATGAGTGGGAGGTTATCGGGCTGAGCCGCAATGCATTATCTCACCCTGATAATATTCAGGTTGTAAACGTCGATTTACTGGATGCGCAAAACAGCGCGCAGGCACTGCAACCACTCAGCCGCATCACCCATATTTTTTACAGCGCCTGGGTGAACGCCGCGAACTGGACAGAAATGGTTGAACCGAACGTCACCATGTTGCGCAATCTGGTCAGTAACATTGAGAAAACGGCACCCCTCCAGATTGTAAGCCTGATGCAAGGATACAAAGTTTATGGCGCACATCTTGGACCGTTCAAAACCCCGGCGCGTGAAAGCGATCCCGCCATACCCGGCGCAGAATTTAACGCGGCTCAGCTCACATGGCTCAGCCATTTTCAGCGTGGGAAAACGTGGCACTGGAATGCAATCAGGCCGGGTGTGGTTGGCAGCGCGGTGCCCGGCAATGCCATGAATCTTGCAATGAGCATCGCACTGTATGCGTCGCTGTGTAAGGCTCAGGATTTACCTCTCCGCTTTCCCGGTTCAGAACAAACCTGGCATAGCATCGTTGATCATACTGACGCCGGGTTGCTGGCAGAGGCGACATTGTGGGCTGCAACCTCGCCTGCGGCAGAGAACCAGGCTTTCAACGTGAATAACGGTGACATCTGGCGCTGGAGCGAGCTCTGGCCGCATATCGCGCGCTGGTTTGAGCTGGAATACGCACCGCCGGTCCGGCTGTCATTTCATCAGTTGTTTAAGGACTACCGCACGACATGGTGTGAACTTGCCGGGCAGCGGTTGATGGAAACTGACATTTTACAGCTGAACGACGGGAGTTTTGCAGATTTTGTGTTTGGTTGGGATTACGACATGTTTGGTGATGGCAGCAAGCTGCGCCGGGCAGGCTTTACCCGTATGCAGGCCACCCACGAAATGTTTTTCAGCCTGTTCACGCAACTGAGAGCGGCACGCATTATCCCCTGA
- a CDS encoding MarR family winged helix-turn-helix transcriptional regulator — protein sequence MKRVQNTHKPDYFDDLHDTLLAIVGAFNRPQRDEIMIKNSGINIDRALFPLLVLIGRFGPIGVGELADRVGRDYTTVSRQVTKLGQMGLTHRQRNVKDKRINEAVVTPEGKMMTDKIDHTRALIYNDIFNSWPDNDRVEFERLLKNFVHDFNALEPIKSV from the coding sequence ATGAAAAGAGTGCAAAATACACATAAACCCGATTATTTTGATGATTTACATGATACGTTGCTGGCTATCGTCGGTGCTTTCAATCGGCCGCAACGTGATGAAATAATGATAAAAAACTCCGGTATTAATATTGACCGTGCATTATTTCCACTGCTGGTCCTGATAGGCCGCTTTGGCCCTATAGGTGTAGGAGAACTCGCTGATCGGGTGGGGCGGGATTATACGACGGTAAGCCGTCAGGTAACTAAACTCGGGCAAATGGGCCTAACCCATCGACAGAGAAATGTTAAAGATAAGCGAATTAACGAAGCGGTCGTTACGCCTGAAGGAAAAATGATGACCGATAAAATCGATCACACGCGAGCACTCATTTATAACGACATCTTCAATAGCTGGCCGGACAATGACCGCGTCGAATTCGAAAGATTATTGAAAAACTTCGTTCATGATTTTAATGCATTGGAACCCATTAAGTCCGTTTGA
- a CDS encoding quinone oxidoreductase family protein, whose translation MKAALVNGKGETPIYGDFMDPQGDEQHIVVNVKAAAISQLAKSRAAGTHYSSAMEYPFIPGIDGAGYLTNGDPVFFFALSSPFGSMAEMTLVTPKSIVPLPATLDLSMAAAIGNPGMSSWTALTRRAQLRKGETVLINGATGTSGGLAVRIARHLGAGKIIATGRNTEVLAKLRTQGADITLTLDELSHELPALMEQGVDVVLDYLWGESALDIMKSAAAGGARLVRFVQIGSLSGQEISLHSKLLRSSGLTLMGSGLGSVSDAELVASVGELLQAAALSDFSVPFRIRPLSEVNDAWNEDDSRCRTVFNI comes from the coding sequence ATGAAAGCAGCACTTGTTAATGGCAAAGGCGAAACGCCGATTTACGGTGATTTCATGGACCCTCAGGGAGATGAGCAGCATATAGTGGTCAACGTTAAAGCCGCTGCAATCAGTCAACTGGCCAAGTCGCGGGCCGCGGGAACACACTACAGTTCAGCAATGGAATATCCGTTTATACCCGGAATTGATGGCGCAGGTTATCTGACTAACGGAGACCCGGTCTTTTTTTTCGCATTGAGCTCCCCTTTTGGCAGTATGGCTGAGATGACCCTGGTTACGCCTAAAAGTATTGTGCCGCTCCCGGCAACACTTGATCTCTCAATGGCAGCCGCCATTGGTAATCCCGGAATGTCATCCTGGACAGCATTAACGCGCAGGGCGCAGCTGCGAAAAGGGGAAACTGTTCTCATCAATGGCGCGACAGGCACCTCCGGCGGTCTGGCGGTGCGTATCGCTCGTCACCTGGGCGCGGGGAAAATCATCGCGACTGGGCGTAATACTGAAGTCCTGGCGAAACTCCGTACTCAGGGGGCTGATATCACGCTTACGCTGGATGAATTATCGCATGAACTCCCGGCACTCATGGAACAGGGTGTTGATGTCGTTTTGGATTATCTCTGGGGGGAGAGTGCGCTTGATATTATGAAGTCTGCCGCTGCCGGAGGTGCCAGACTGGTGCGTTTTGTGCAGATCGGCTCATTAAGTGGACAAGAAATATCATTACATAGCAAATTACTACGTTCATCAGGACTGACCCTGATGGGGAGCGGACTTGGCAGCGTATCTGATGCTGAACTGGTCGCTTCGGTTGGTGAACTATTACAAGCTGCTGCTTTGAGTGATTTCTCAGTCCCATTTCGTATTCGGCCATTAAGCGAAGTGAATGATGCCTGGAATGAAGATGACAGCCGTTGCCGTACTGTTTTCAATATCTGA
- a CDS encoding LysR family transcriptional regulator: MNNVIYNQIRIFQSIAREGSITAAARKLEITPPSVSKALKLLEQHIGHPLFVRTTRRIELTDAGEQLLQQTSRAVASLESAVESIKDLNQEPSGLVRITLSRFAYLLILKPFMAEFCQSYPGIQLEISVYDGTVNMVDERFDLGIRFGDILEESVVARPLMKPFREGLYASAAYLAEHGTPKLPADLHQHQLIGYRFITNNRLLPLMLEDKGQQLTVEMPGQLISNDIDVMADGIRSGLGIGRLFEPVYELQPDKEQFIPVMMPYWKTYPPVYLYYLKNTGKAKRVKALIDFLMMKTKK, translated from the coding sequence ATGAACAATGTCATTTACAACCAAATCCGTATTTTCCAGAGCATCGCCCGTGAAGGCAGCATCACTGCTGCGGCCAGGAAGCTTGAGATAACGCCACCTTCGGTCAGCAAAGCGCTAAAACTGCTTGAGCAGCATATTGGTCACCCGCTTTTTGTGCGCACCACCCGGCGCATTGAGCTGACGGATGCCGGGGAACAATTGTTGCAACAGACATCGCGGGCTGTGGCGTCACTGGAAAGTGCGGTGGAAAGCATCAAAGACCTGAATCAGGAACCCTCCGGGCTGGTCAGAATTACGCTGTCACGCTTTGCCTACCTGCTTATCCTGAAGCCCTTTATGGCAGAGTTTTGCCAGAGCTACCCGGGAATACAGCTTGAGATATCCGTTTATGACGGAACCGTGAACATGGTTGATGAACGTTTTGATTTGGGCATTCGTTTTGGCGATATCCTTGAAGAGAGTGTTGTGGCCCGCCCGTTGATGAAACCGTTTCGTGAAGGTTTGTATGCTTCTGCGGCCTATCTCGCGGAACACGGTACGCCCAAACTGCCAGCGGACTTGCATCAGCATCAACTCATCGGCTACCGCTTTATTACCAATAACCGCCTCCTCCCTCTGATGCTGGAAGATAAAGGTCAGCAATTAACCGTTGAGATGCCAGGGCAGCTCATCAGCAATGATATTGATGTCATGGCAGATGGCATACGCAGCGGTCTTGGAATTGGCAGATTGTTTGAGCCGGTGTATGAATTGCAGCCCGATAAAGAGCAGTTTATCCCGGTGATGATGCCTTACTGGAAGACCTATCCACCGGTTTATCTCTACTACTTAAAAAACACCGGCAAGGCAAAACGAGTCAAAGCGCTGATTGATTTTTTAATGATGAAAACCAAAAAATAG
- a CDS encoding NAD(P)H-dependent oxidoreductase encodes MQNVLIISGHPNLSESIGNATILDEVAKALPEAEIRCLDALYPDYRIDVAREQQALLEADVIVWQFPFSWYSVPGLMKLWIDQVLVHGFAHGSTAKLGGKKLIISFTAGAPEGLYSPEGLFGHDIQQYITPFETTALLCNLDLQEPVYTFGMSYAGRDEAKVLEQKALAKVHAARLITAIKETAPALKMAV; translated from the coding sequence ATGCAAAATGTACTGATTATTTCAGGTCATCCGAATCTTAGTGAATCCATTGGTAACGCCACTATCCTGGATGAAGTCGCAAAAGCGTTGCCCGAAGCTGAAATTCGCTGTCTTGATGCTCTGTATCCTGACTACCGGATCGACGTGGCACGGGAGCAGCAAGCCTTACTCGAAGCTGATGTGATTGTCTGGCAGTTTCCTTTTTCATGGTATTCAGTGCCGGGGTTAATGAAGTTGTGGATTGACCAGGTATTAGTTCACGGCTTTGCCCATGGCTCAACCGCAAAACTGGGTGGCAAAAAGCTGATCATTTCCTTTACCGCCGGAGCACCAGAGGGCCTGTATTCCCCTGAAGGTTTGTTCGGTCACGACATTCAGCAATACATCACACCGTTTGAAACCACAGCACTGCTGTGCAATCTGGATCTGCAGGAGCCGGTTTACACCTTTGGGATGAGCTATGCAGGGCGTGATGAAGCTAAAGTCCTCGAACAGAAAGCACTGGCAAAAGTTCATGCCGCGCGTCTGATTACCGCGATTAAAGAAACTGCCCCTGCTTTAAAAATGGCTGTGTAA
- a CDS encoding YciI family protein: MYLINITVNGDITAVQHEALFTRHVSWFQQYFNAGKFVLIGPYSDRERAGVIIAQTESREELDAILSEDAYHPNLAEYEIREFIPKMVGNWQ, from the coding sequence ATGTATCTCATCAATATTACGGTGAATGGCGATATCACGGCTGTTCAGCATGAGGCGCTTTTCACACGCCATGTCAGTTGGTTTCAGCAGTATTTCAATGCAGGCAAGTTTGTTCTCATCGGCCCCTATTCCGATCGCGAAAGAGCAGGGGTGATTATTGCTCAGACTGAAAGCCGGGAAGAGCTGGACGCTATTCTGAGCGAAGACGCCTATCACCCCAATCTCGCTGAATATGAGATTCGTGAATTCATCCCGAAAATGGTGGGCAACTGGCAATAA
- a CDS encoding aldo/keto reductase, whose product MQYVNLGRSGLKVSRLCLGCMSYGEPERLPQPWSLDESASRPLIRQALEAGINFFDTANIYSGGSSEEIVGRALRDMAYRDEIVVATKAFFPWRNSPNTGFLSRKSLFQSIDDSLTRLGMDYVDLYQIHRFDHGTPVEETMEALHDLVKAGKVRYIGASSMEAWRFAKMQHVAERNGWTRFVSMQPQYNLLYREEEREMLPLCEDQGVGVIPWSPMARGRLTRDWSETTTRTQNDVFALKMYENAAQQDQKVVEVVAQVAAGRGVPRAHVALAWLLSKSVITAPIIGATKAEHLSTAVEALKLTLSPEEIAALEAPYVPHVVDGIVPPLPEQAPRLSPLRINQGAECDENGL is encoded by the coding sequence ATGCAGTATGTAAACCTGGGGCGAAGTGGCCTGAAAGTCTCACGACTGTGTCTGGGATGCATGAGTTACGGCGAACCGGAACGCCTTCCTCAGCCGTGGTCGCTTGATGAAAGTGCTTCGCGACCGTTGATTCGCCAGGCACTTGAGGCGGGAATTAATTTTTTTGATACGGCTAATATTTATTCAGGTGGAAGCTCAGAAGAAATTGTCGGTCGGGCGCTACGCGATATGGCGTACCGGGATGAAATTGTCGTCGCTACTAAGGCATTTTTCCCATGGCGTAACTCACCCAATACCGGTTTTCTCTCGCGAAAATCGCTGTTTCAGTCTATCGATGACAGCCTGACCCGGTTGGGTATGGATTATGTGGATCTGTATCAGATTCACCGTTTTGATCACGGCACACCTGTTGAAGAAACCATGGAAGCACTTCACGATTTGGTGAAAGCCGGGAAAGTTCGCTATATCGGTGCATCCTCAATGGAAGCCTGGCGTTTTGCAAAGATGCAGCATGTTGCTGAGCGTAACGGCTGGACGCGCTTTGTCTCTATGCAACCGCAATACAATTTACTGTACCGGGAAGAAGAGCGGGAAATGCTGCCGCTTTGTGAGGATCAGGGCGTGGGTGTTATTCCCTGGAGCCCGATGGCGCGCGGCAGGTTGACCCGCGACTGGAGTGAAACCACCACCCGAACGCAGAACGACGTCTTTGCGCTGAAAATGTATGAAAATGCCGCGCAGCAGGACCAGAAAGTGGTTGAGGTTGTGGCGCAGGTGGCCGCCGGGCGGGGTGTTCCTCGTGCACATGTTGCACTTGCATGGTTGCTGTCAAAATCAGTGATTACCGCACCTATAATCGGTGCCACTAAAGCGGAGCACCTGTCCACCGCCGTGGAAGCACTTAAGCTGACATTATCGCCAGAAGAAATTGCAGCGCTGGAAGCACCGTATGTTCCTCATGTTGTTGATGGCATCGTACCGCCACTGCCTGAACAAGCGCCACGACTCTCACCCTTGCGAATCAACCAGGGAGCTGAGTGCGATGAAAATGGATTGTGA